The DNA region GGTCGGCGAACTGGACGAGGAGATGGTCTACGAGTCGCGCGTGAACGACGTGTTCACGCTGGGCACCACGAGCTGGCGGATCGTGGAGATCACGCACGACCGGGTCAACGTGCTGCCGGCCTATGGGCAACCCGGAAAGCTCCCGTTCTGGCACGGGGACGGCCTGGGACGTCCGGCTGAACTCGGGGAGGCGCTCGGAAAGTTCTCGCGCGAGGTGTCCGCGGCCACTCCCGCCAAGGCGCGCGATCGCCTCACCGAGGCCGGTCTCGACCAGAACGCGTCCACGAACCTGCTCGCCTACCTCGCCGAGCAGCGCGAAGCCACCGGCACCCTCCCGACCGACAAGTCGCTCACCGTCGAGCGCGGACGCGACGAGGTGGGCGACTGGCGGATCATCCTGCATTCCCCGTACGGCATGAAGGTGCACGGGCCGTGGGCGCTCGCGGTGAACGCCCGGATCCGCGAACGCCTCGGGGTCGAAGGATCGGCGGTGGCCAGCGACGACGGCATCATCGCCCGGGTTCCGGATGCCGCGGCCGAACCGCCCGGTGCGGAGCTGTTCGTGTTCGAACCCGATGAGCTCGAGCAGATCGTGATCGACGAGGTCGGCGGCTCTGCGATGTTCGCGTCCCGGTTCCGGGAATGCGCGGCGCGCGCTCTGCTGATGCCGCGGATGAACCCCAACCGCCGCTCTCCGCTGTGGCAGCAGCGCCAGCGCTCGGCGCAACTGCTCGAGGTGGCACGCCGCTACCCCACGTTCCCGATCATCCTGGAGACGCTGCGCGAGGTGCTGCAGGACGTCTACGACGTTCCCGCGCTGCTGCGGATCGCCCGCCGGATCGGCGATCGCAGCATCCGGCTGGTCGAGACGACGACGACCCAGCCCTCGCCGTTCGCCCGCGACCTGCTCTTCGGGTATGTCGGTGCGTTCATGTACGAGGGCGACTCGCCGCTGGCGGAACGCCGGGCCGCAGCGCTGTCGGTCGATCCTGCGCTGCTGAGCGAACTGCTCGGCAAGGTCGAGATGCGCGAGCTGCTCGATCCCGAGATCATGGCGCAGTTCGAACGCGAGGCGCAGCGGCTCGATCCGGACCGCCATGCCCGGGGCCTGGAAGGCGTGGCCGACCTCCTGCGGATGCTGGGCCCGCTTGATGCCGCGGAGGTGGCGGCACGACTGGAGGGCGCCGAGCCGGGAACCGATGCGGTGACCGCGGCATCCGCTCATCTGGACGAGCTGATCCTCACCCGCCGGGCGATTCCGGTGACGATCGCGGGGGTGCCCCGGGTGGCGGCCATCGAGGACGCGGGGCGCCTGCGCGATGCCCTCGGCGCCGCCCTGCCCGTCGGCATCCCGAACGCATTCCTGGAACCGGTCGCCGATCCGCTCGGCGACCTGGTCGCCCGCTTCGCGCGCACGCACGGGCCCTTCCCCACGAGCGCCGTGGCCACCCGACTCGGGGTCGGCGTCGCGGTCGCGCGGCTCACCCTGCAGCGGCTGGAGAGCCAGGGTCGCATCGCGAGCGGGTTCTTCCTGCCGCAGACGGACGCGACCGGAGACGAGAACGAGTGGTGCGACGCGGAGGTGCTGCGACGGCTGCGGATGCGCTCGCTCGCCGCGATCCGGGGAACCGTCGAACCGGTCTCGCCCGAGGCCTTCGCGCGATTCCTGCCGGTCTGGCAGCACGTAGCGCGGCCGCTGGAGGGGATCGATGGGGTCGCCGCGGTCATCGAGCAGCTGGCCGGCGTTCCCATCCCGGCCAGCGCATGGGAGTCCCTGGTGCTGCCGTCCCGGGTGGCCGACTACGCCCCGGCGATGCTGGACGAGCTCACCGCCACGGGTGAGGTGATCTGGTCCGGGCATGGCGCGCTGCCCGGCCGGGACGGGTGGATCGCCCTGCATCCGGCCGACACCGCTGCGCTGACCCTGCCGTCCCCGGAGGACGAGCTGGTCGCCGGGTCGCTGGAGGAGCGGCTCGTGGACGCGCTCGCCTCGGGCGGCGCCTACTTCGCCGCCCAGCTGCGGCAGCTCGCCGGCGCCGAGAACGAGCAGTCGGTCGTCGAGGCGCTGTGGAACCTGACGTGGTCCGGCCGGGTCACCAACGACACCTTCGCCCCCATCCGGATGCTCATCGGCGGGGGGTCGCAGGCGCACCGCACCGCGCGCAAGGCACCTCGCGCTCGGCTGTATCGGGGCGCGACGATCCCGCGGACCAGCACGCCGCCGCGGCCTCCCGCGATCGGCGGTCGCTGGTCGCTCCTGCCCGGGCCGGAGCCGGAGCCGACGCTGCGCGCGACGGCGGCAGCGAGCCTTTTGCTAGATCGCTACGGGGTGGTCACCCGCGGCTCCGTGCAGGCCGAAGGGCTGCCCGGCGGCTTCGCGCAGGCGTACCGCGTGCTCGCCGGGTTCGAGCAGGCCGGGCACTGCCGCCGCGGCTACGTCATCGAGAAGCTGGGCGCCGCGCAGTTCGCCGCCTCGGCCACGGTCGATCGTCTCCGCGAGTTCGCGGGTCTGCAGGACCCGCCGCCGCTGCGGGCGGTCACCCTGGCCGCCACCGACCCGGCCAACCCCTACGGCGCGGCGCTGGCCTGGCCCGCGCTGGAAGGGATCTCGCACCGCCCGGGCCGCAAGGCGGGCGGGCTGGTCGCGATCGTGGACGGCGCGCTGGTGCTGTACCTGGAACGTGGAGGCAAGACGGCGCTCGCGTTCACCGACGATGAGGCCGTGCTCGCAGCCGCGACCCGCGATCTGGCCGCCACCGCGCGCGGCCGGCGCCTGGCGACACTGACCATCGAGCAGGTCAACGGCGCTTTCGTCTACGGCACCCCGGTCGGACGCGCTCTGCGCGATGCCGGCTTCGTCGAGTCGCCGCGCGGCCTCACGCTGCGCCGCGCGACGGCCGGTGACGCGCTGCGCGAGGCCGCGCGTGCCTGAGGGCGACACCGTCCACCGGGCGGCGCAGCGGCTCCACGACGCGCTGGCCGGCAACGACGTCACCCGATTCGACCTGCGGGTGCCACAGCTGGCCACGGCCGACCTGCGGGGCATGCCCGTGCACGCCGTCGTGGCCCGCGGCAAGCACCTGCTGCACCGGATCGGCGAATGGACACTGCACTCGCACCTGAAGATGGAGGGCGAGTGGCGCGTGTACCGCCCTGGTGAGCCGTGGCGCAAGCCCGCATTCCAGGCGCGCGCGATCGTCGGCACCCAGCAGTGGGACACCGTGGGGTTCGATCTCGCCGAGATCGACCTGGTTCCCACCGACGCCGAAGGCAGCCTCGTCGACTATCTGGGTCCCGATCCCCTGGGCCCGGACTGGGACGCGGCGGAGGCGACCCGCAGACTGGCCGCCGACACCCGGGCGGTCCACGTCGCGGTGCTCGACCAGCGCAACGTCGCAGGATTCGGCAACGTGTACGCCAACGAGATGCTGTTCCTGCGCGGCATCCTGCCGACCACGCCGGCCACCGAGGTGGATGCCGCGGCCCTGCTGGATCTGGGCACCCGGATGATCCGCGCCAACGTGCATCGCGCGGCGCGCACCTTCACCGGCGAGGACCGCCCGGGGCGGCGGTTCTGGGTCTACAGCCGCGCCGGCAAGCCCTGTCGCCGCTGCGGCGCCGTGATCCGGGAGGCGAGTCTCGGGGCGAGACCGACCAGCGAGCGGAACGTGTTCTGGTGCCCGCGGTGCCAGATCTGAGGGCGGTCCGGCTCGCACCCGCCCTCGATCGCAGCGGCCCGACCCGACAGGATGGAATCACCGAGGGATGAGGAGGTGATGGCCGTGGGCACGACCGTCTTCGAGCGACGGCGACCGGCCGCATCCGTCCTCGACCGCAGCCTGGCCGCCACCCGCCGGAGCATCTTCTGGCTCGACGATCTGCCGGACCGGCCGGCCCGTCCGCCGCTCACGGGCGACCGGGTCGCGGACCTCGTGATCGTCGGCGGCGGATACACCGGCCTGTGGACGGCGTTGCTGGCCCGACGCCGTGAGCCGGATGCGCGCATCGCGATCGTGGAGG from Microbacterium sp. zg-B185 includes:
- a CDS encoding ATP-dependent helicase; translated protein: MPNVLERFGPATQDWFRGAFAAPTPAQLGAWDAISHGKHALVVAPTGSGKTLSAFLWAIDRIFHEKDAAPVAPARRRGRAAPPPASPTRVLYISPLKALGVDVERNLRSPLVGIGQSARRLGITVPAVTVGVRSGDTTSSDRRKLVTAPPDILITTPESLYLMLTSQAGETLRGVHTVIIDEVHAVAATKRGAHLAVSLERLDDLRRADDPAAAPAQRIGLSATVRPIDEVARFLGGSAPVEIVAPRATKTFDLTVVVPVDDMLNPPPPPGAETPDAAPDGSADQDWFSDGSGTRPEATEMTGSLWPHVEEAIVDRILQHRSTIVFSNSRRLAERLTGRLNEIYTERLGLELPDAAIPAAMMAQSGISSGADPVLAKAHHGSVSKEQRAQVEEELKAGILRCVVATSSLELGIDMGAVDLVIQVEAPPSAASGLQRIGRAGHQVGEVSRAALFPKHRGDVLHTAIVTERMLAGQIEAISIPQNPLDILAQQTVAASALGPIDVEGWFETVKRSAPFRTLPRSAYEATLDLLAGRFPSDEFAELRPRLVWDRDQGTLTGRPGAQRIAVASGGTIPDRGLFGVFVAGESQNARVGELDEEMVYESRVNDVFTLGTTSWRIVEITHDRVNVLPAYGQPGKLPFWHGDGLGRPAELGEALGKFSREVSAATPAKARDRLTEAGLDQNASTNLLAYLAEQREATGTLPTDKSLTVERGRDEVGDWRIILHSPYGMKVHGPWALAVNARIRERLGVEGSAVASDDGIIARVPDAAAEPPGAELFVFEPDELEQIVIDEVGGSAMFASRFRECAARALLMPRMNPNRRSPLWQQRQRSAQLLEVARRYPTFPIILETLREVLQDVYDVPALLRIARRIGDRSIRLVETTTTQPSPFARDLLFGYVGAFMYEGDSPLAERRAAALSVDPALLSELLGKVEMRELLDPEIMAQFEREAQRLDPDRHARGLEGVADLLRMLGPLDAAEVAARLEGAEPGTDAVTAASAHLDELILTRRAIPVTIAGVPRVAAIEDAGRLRDALGAALPVGIPNAFLEPVADPLGDLVARFARTHGPFPTSAVATRLGVGVAVARLTLQRLESQGRIASGFFLPQTDATGDENEWCDAEVLRRLRMRSLAAIRGTVEPVSPEAFARFLPVWQHVARPLEGIDGVAAVIEQLAGVPIPASAWESLVLPSRVADYAPAMLDELTATGEVIWSGHGALPGRDGWIALHPADTAALTLPSPEDELVAGSLEERLVDALASGGAYFAAQLRQLAGAENEQSVVEALWNLTWSGRVTNDTFAPIRMLIGGGSQAHRTARKAPRARLYRGATIPRTSTPPRPPAIGGRWSLLPGPEPEPTLRATAAASLLLDRYGVVTRGSVQAEGLPGGFAQAYRVLAGFEQAGHCRRGYVIEKLGAAQFAASATVDRLREFAGLQDPPPLRAVTLAATDPANPYGAALAWPALEGISHRPGRKAGGLVAIVDGALVLYLERGGKTALAFTDDEAVLAAATRDLAATARGRRLATLTIEQVNGAFVYGTPVGRALRDAGFVESPRGLTLRRATAGDALREAARA
- a CDS encoding DNA-formamidopyrimidine glycosylase family protein, whose product is MPEGDTVHRAAQRLHDALAGNDVTRFDLRVPQLATADLRGMPVHAVVARGKHLLHRIGEWTLHSHLKMEGEWRVYRPGEPWRKPAFQARAIVGTQQWDTVGFDLAEIDLVPTDAEGSLVDYLGPDPLGPDWDAAEATRRLAADTRAVHVAVLDQRNVAGFGNVYANEMLFLRGILPTTPATEVDAAALLDLGTRMIRANVHRAARTFTGEDRPGRRFWVYSRAGKPCRRCGAVIREASLGARPTSERNVFWCPRCQI